Proteins encoded together in one Salvelinus fontinalis isolate EN_2023a chromosome 6, ASM2944872v1, whole genome shotgun sequence window:
- the LOC129857426 gene encoding serine/threonine-protein kinase Nek8-like, whose amino-acid sequence MAYSTSTLAAGSFGKVYREKYNDTWAAIKKVPQHLINRRDLERECQVYNKAIHPNIVKLLGNPTVKDSKWIIPMEFIFGEELETTIFKSQKSKIQLTPSIKATIITGMCEGLLHLHSKDIVHQDLKPENIMVEHDTHRAVIIDMGLAKFFCNGLNSAMDMGNEAYSPPEVLQRRGQRDQRSDVWAMGKIITELYARVRLYTPSVCPTKIQETLSLQGQQYCNAVCRMVQRDPTVRATMAGIMPEIQRAGVDCGGGNTGGKKRGHLLTPFPHTQVKDTLPRPQAPVQRSPSPSRFERNALPRPEAKMLVGPPVRATSPSRWERTASPKPEIKTLVRAPVRAPSPSRWELTASPKPEVKTLVRAPVRAPSPSRWEHTASPKPEVKTLVRAPVRAPSPSRWERTASPKPEVKTLVRAPVRAPSPSRWERAALPKTELKFEVKTTLQPQPTQRSLSPSRWERTALPKPEVKNSPTPLPKGRPW is encoded by the exons ATGGCGTATTCCACCAGCACTCTTGCTGCTGGCAGCTTTGGGAAGGTATACAGGGAGAAGTACAATGACACCTGGGCTGCAATCAAGAAGGTGCCACAACACTTAATCAATAGGAGAGACCTGGAGAGAGAGTGTCAAGTATACAA TAAAGCGATTCATCCTAACATAGTGAAGCTTCTGGGTAATCCAACAGTCAAGGACTCTAAGTGGATCATCCCCATGGAGTTCATCTTTGGAGAGGAACTGGAGACAACCATCTTCAAATCACAAAAATCTAAAATACAG TTGACTCCATCGATAAAGGCCACCATCATCACAGGCATGTGTGAAGGTCTGCTTCACCTACACAGCAAAGATATCGTCCATCAGGACCTCAAGCCCGAGAACATCATG GTAGAGCATGACACTCACAGAGCTGTGATCATTGATATGGGACTGGCCAAATTCTTCTGCAATGGCCTAAATTCTGCCATGGATATGGGCAATGAGGCCTACTCTCCACCTGAGGTCCTGCAGAGGAGGGGCCAGAGAGATCAGCGCTCGGACGTGTGGGCTATGGGTAAAATCATTACCGAACTTTATGCCAGAGTCAGGCTGTACACCCCCAGCGTCTGTCCAACTAAGATCCAGGAGACCCTCAGTCTCCAAGGCCAGCAGTACTGTAACGCTGTCTGTAGGATGGTGCAGAGAGACCCCACAGTGCGGGCCACCATGGCCGGAATCATGCCGGAGATACAAAGGGCAGGGGTAGATTGCGGTGGAGGCAACACCGGAGGGAAAAAAAGAGGACATCTTCTGACACCCTTTCCTCACACTCAGGTAAAAGACACCTTGCCACGTCCTCAAGCTCCTGTACAGCGTTCACCATCTCCATCGAGATTTGAGCGCAATGCTTTACCAAGGCCTGAGGCCAAGATGCTAGTGGGGCCTCCTGTGAGAGCAACTTCTCCATCGAGATGGGAGCGTACAGCTTCTCCAAAGCCTGAGATCAAGACGCTAGTGCGAGCTCCTGTGCGAGCGCCTTCTCCATCGAGATGGGAGCTTACAGCTTCTCCAAAGCCTGAGGTCAAGACGCTAGTGCGAGCTCCTGTGCGAGCGCCTTCTCCATCGAGATGGGAGCATACAGCTTCTCCAAAGCCTGAGGTCAAGACGCTAGTGCGAGCTCCTGTGCGAGCGCCTTCTCCATCGAGATGGGAGCGTACAGCTTCTCCAAAGCCTGAGGTCAAGACGCTAGTGCGAGCTCCTGTGCGAGCGCCTTCTCCATCGAGATGGGAGCGTGCAGCCTTGCCAAAGACTGAGTTGAAGTTTGAGGTGAAGACAACACTGCAACCACAACCCACACAGCGATCACTTTCCCCATCAAGATGGGAGCGAACAGCCTTGCCAAAGCCTGAGGTCAAGAACTCACCAACTCCCCTTCCAAAAGGTAGACCATGGTAA